The following proteins are encoded in a genomic region of Brachypodium distachyon strain Bd21 chromosome 1, Brachypodium_distachyon_v3.0, whole genome shotgun sequence:
- the LOC100831405 gene encoding mechanosensitive ion channel protein 2, chloroplastic isoform X1 gives MAVGVTSQLFQGVTATNRLNQTNKSGIRSRIASQEMRHSLLPSTSLPSVAYGQASSVHKLLERNYMPMFYVPYRYRALSVRSFALPVALKEIPLVKSTSSLLTRSCDTLLANPATAFVVPAIGICVFALWGFLPLMKDIRNRFDHGGNWKKSPTYLISSSYLQPLLLWTGATLICRGLDPVMLPSAASQAVKTRLLTFVRSLSTVLVTAYILTSLIQQVQKFLVDIRSPNDTRTMGLDFTMRAVYTGIWIAAVSLFMELLGFNTQKWITAGGFGTVLLTLAGREIFTNFLSSVMLNATRPFVVNEWINAKIDGVEVSGIVEHVGLWSPTIIRGDDREAIYIPNHKFTMSILRNNTRRSHWRIKTYLAISHMDAGKIGTIVADMRKVLAKNHQIEQQKLHRRVFFEKIDPKTQALMIYISCFVKTSHFEEYLNVQETVMLDLLTIVGHHRARLATQIRTVQKSYGNADIDNIPFGEDIYSRVRGRPLLIDTSARISSDDKSKPRPVSREDQKVKTSVSVETKSASPDGASVSNSDKQEQKKLVPEDGHTKNSKNDQVKSTIPSPSTPWAENMDPVTSTSKADRGKAQGSESQGDSSVSVANQKKESRPVFEDNIVLGVALEGSKRTLPIDEGMNPHLSLSEPEQDTVEAASSPKKGQSHTLSGQEKADQRNLDR, from the exons ATGGCGGTTGGAGTGACATCCCAGCTGTTCCAAGGAGTGACTGCTACCAACAGATTGAACCAAACCAACAAATCTGGAATACGAAGTCGAATTGCTAGCCAGGAGATGCGACATTCTCTGCTGCCATCCACTTCCTTGCCTTCAGTTGCTTAT GGGCAAGCTTCTTCAGTTCATAAATTATTGGAGAGGAACTACATGCCCATGTTTTATGTGCCTTATAGATATAGGGCCTTGAGTGTGAGATCTTTTGCCTTGCCAGTTGCTTTGAAGGAAATTCCTCTTGTCAAGAGCACATCATCACTATTGACTAG GTCATGTGATACTTTACTTGCAAATCCTGCTACTGCATTTGTGGTACCTGCAATTGGAATATGTGTCTTTGCTCTATGGGGTTTTTTGCCTCTAATGAAGGACATTAGAAATCGTTTTGAT CATGGAGGCAACTGGAAAAAGAGCCCCACTTACCTAATTTCAAGTTCCTACCTTCAACCTTTACTCCTTTGGACAGGAGCAACACTTATCTGCAG GGGTTTGGATCCAGTTATGTTGCCTTCAGCAGCAAGCCAAGCTGTTAAAACACGCCTATTGACTTTTGTGAGATCATTGTCTACTGTCCTGGTTACTGCATATATTCTGACAAG CTTGATCCAGCAGGTACAGAAGTTCCTTGTGGACATACGTAGCCCCAATGATACAAGAACT ATGGGGTTGGATTTTaccatgagagctgtttaTACTGGTATTTGGATTGCTGCTGTTTCTCTCTTTATGGAGTTGCTGGGTTTCAATACCCAGAAGTGGATAACTGCTGGAGGTTTTGGGACAGTATTGCTGACGCTTGCTGGTCGTGAG ATTTTTACTAACTTCCTCTCAAGTGTCATGCTCAATGCTACACGCCCATTTGTAGTGAATGAATGGATCAATGCAAAGATAGATGGTGTTGAGGTATCTGGTATAGTTGAG CATGTTGGCCTCTGGTCACCAACAATCATTAGAGGTGATGACAGAGAAGCTATATACATTCCTAATCATAAGTTCACAATGTCTATATTGAGGAATAACACTCGTAGGAGCCACTGGCGTATTAAGACCTATCTTGCTATAAGCCACATGGATGCAGGAAAAATTGGT ACAATTGTTGCCGACATGAGGAAAGTGCTGGCTAAGAATCATCAAATAGAACAACAGAAGTTACACAGGAGagtattttttgaaaaaattgatCCAAAAACTCAAGCTCTTATG ATTTACATATCTTGCTTTGTGAAGACATCCCATTTTGAAGAGTATCTTAATGTCCAG GAAACTGTTATGTTGGATCTTCTTACAATAGTTGGCCATCACAGGGCAAGGCTGGCTACACAAATTCGAACCGTTCAGAAATCATATGGCAATGCAGACATTGATAACATTCCTTTTGGAGAGGATATTTATAGTCGCGTACGTGGCCGGCCCCTCCTGATCGATACTTCTGCAAGGATCAGTAGTGATGACAAGTCTAAACCTCGACCAGTATCACGAGAGGATCAGAAAGTCAAAACAAGTGTATCAGTAGAGACCAAGTCAGCTTCACCTGATGGTGCTAGTGTGAGCAATTCTGACAAGCAAGAACAGAAAAAATTGGTACCAGAAGATGGTCATACAAAGAATAGCAAGAATGATCAGGTAAAATCAACAATACCATCTCCATCAACACCGTGGGCAGAAAATATGGATCCTGTCACGTCAACTTCGAAGGCTGATAGAGGGAAGGCTCAAGGATCAGAGTCTCAAGGAGATAGTTCAGTTTCTGTGGCTAATCAAAAGAAGGAATCTCGACCTGTCTTCGAAGATAATATTGTTCTTGGTGTAGCTCTTGAGGGCTCCAAGAGGACACTACCCATTGATGAAGGAATGAACCCTCATCTATCATTATCTGAACCTGAGCAAGACACAGTTGAGGCTGCTTCATCCCCTAAGAAAGGTCAAAGCCACACACTTTCAGGTCAAGAGAAGGCTGACCAGAGGAATCTTGACAGGTGA
- the LOC100831104 gene encoding uncharacterized protein LOC100831104 — MPPPHRLLLLVAIVAVLGSTANTLPVPGPAELTVSSHPPASLHLPPAVPVAGEEGRSGAPFCTRIHLRGHDSRLRDPSRFFHALRVRANTSRPNALELCFHRNATVGPCKCASLLWQKVPKSGLWAQSISPYDHRILDFRMPSDPARSILVSTEEEFLLHRVVFLVLGMVLMMAAHTLSQSVVFYYGGAMTIGIFLVVLIILFQGMKLLPTGRKSSLAIFAYSSVVGMTTYFLHYLSGLLRSMLVEIGIAEDMHNPLGIFLLVCVILAGAWFGYWGVRKLILTEEGSVDDGVAYFVEWAILIISAVMILQSSLDYLFAFAALICCIIIKIISRIEGKPEFLCHLSSGLFKGTAREDLGEGYTSLNGVHQDGFGKLHGEYLKRTPRRNPPLAGSGKKMASSQSLARDNYYSTFHTTPERRKFSKEEYEAFTREETKRGMEELLSSPDFNRWALANADRISVAPPGTRHNNSSQQRHRFLGLF, encoded by the exons ATGCCGCCGCCAcaccgtctcctcctcctcgtcgccatcGTCGCCGTCCTCGGCAGCACCGCAAATACCCTTCCCGTCCCCGGTCCCGCCGAGCTCACTG TCAGCTCGCACCCGCCGGCCTCCCTCCACCTCCCCCCAGCAGTACCCGttgctggggaggagggccgCAGCGGTGCTCCCTTCTGCACGCGTATCCACCTTCGCGGCCACGACTCCCGCCTCCGCGACCCGTCCCGCTTCTTCCACGCCCTGCGGGTCCGCGCCAACACCTCCCGCCCCAACGCCCTCGAGCTCTGCTTCCACCG GAATGCCACAGTGGGGCCGTGCAAGTGCGCGTCATTGCTGTGGCAGAAGGTGCCCAAGAGTGGGCTCTGGGCACAGTCCATCTCGCCGTATGATCACCGGATTCTTGATTTTCGGATGCCGTCAGACCCTGCAAGGTCCATCCTAGTGTCCACAGAGGAAG AGTTCTTGCTCCATAGAGTGGTGTTCCTTGTCCTAGGGATGGTGCTGATGATGGCAGCCCACACGCTTAGTCAGTCTGTAGTTTTCTACTATGGTGGAGCAATGACAATTGGCATTTTTCTTGTGGTACTGATTATACTCTTTCAG GGGATGAAGCTCTTACCCACTGGTAGAAAGAGTTCTCTTGCTATTTTTGCATACTCTTCAGTT GTTGGCATGACAACATATTTTCTGCACTATTTGTCGGGACTGTTGCGTTCAATGCTTGTGGAAATTGGAATTGCAGAAGACATGCATAATCCT CTAGGTATATTCCTTCTCGTATGTGTCATCTTAGCTGGTGCCTGGTTTGGTTACTGGGGTGTCCGTAAACTCATTCTGACAGAAGAAGGATCCGTTGATGATGGTGTGGCTTATTTTGTTGAGTGGGCTATCTTGATTATTTCTGCTGTCATGATTCTCCAG AGTTCTTTGGACTATCTATTTGCATTTGCAGCTTTAATCTGTTGCATAATTATCAAGATTATTTCAAGGATTGAGGGAAAGCCAGAATTTTTATGTCATTTATCAAG TGGACTTTTCAAGGGCACCGCACGTGAAGATTTGGGTGAAGGGTATACCAGCCTAAATGGAGTTCACCAAGATGGGTTTGGCAAGCTTCATGGTGAATACCTTAAACGTACACCAAGAAGAAATCCGCCTCTTGCAG GCTcagggaagaagatggcaTCGTCACAAAGTCTTGCTAGGGACAACTACTACTCCACCTTCCACACTACCCCAGAGAGGAGAAAGTTCTCAAAGGAGGAATATGAAGCATTCACCAGGGAAGAGACAAAAAGGGGTATGGAAGAGTTGCTGTCCTCACCAGATTTCAACAGGTGGGCACTAGCCAATGCGGACAGGATTTCAGTGGCTCCACCAGGAACTCGACACAATAACAGCAGCCAACAGCGACATCGTTTCCTTGGATTGTTCTAA
- the LOC100831405 gene encoding mechanosensitive ion channel protein 2, chloroplastic isoform X2: MPMFYVPYRYRALSVRSFALPVALKEIPLVKSTSSLLTRSCDTLLANPATAFVVPAIGICVFALWGFLPLMKDIRNRFDHGGNWKKSPTYLISSSYLQPLLLWTGATLICRGLDPVMLPSAASQAVKTRLLTFVRSLSTVLVTAYILTSLIQQVQKFLVDIRSPNDTRTMGLDFTMRAVYTGIWIAAVSLFMELLGFNTQKWITAGGFGTVLLTLAGREIFTNFLSSVMLNATRPFVVNEWINAKIDGVEVSGIVEHVGLWSPTIIRGDDREAIYIPNHKFTMSILRNNTRRSHWRIKTYLAISHMDAGKIGTIVADMRKVLAKNHQIEQQKLHRRVFFEKIDPKTQALMIYISCFVKTSHFEEYLNVQETVMLDLLTIVGHHRARLATQIRTVQKSYGNADIDNIPFGEDIYSRVRGRPLLIDTSARISSDDKSKPRPVSREDQKVKTSVSVETKSASPDGASVSNSDKQEQKKLVPEDGHTKNSKNDQVKSTIPSPSTPWAENMDPVTSTSKADRGKAQGSESQGDSSVSVANQKKESRPVFEDNIVLGVALEGSKRTLPIDEGMNPHLSLSEPEQDTVEAASSPKKGQSHTLSGQEKADQRNLDR, encoded by the exons ATGCCCATGTTTTATGTGCCTTATAGATATAGGGCCTTGAGTGTGAGATCTTTTGCCTTGCCAGTTGCTTTGAAGGAAATTCCTCTTGTCAAGAGCACATCATCACTATTGACTAG GTCATGTGATACTTTACTTGCAAATCCTGCTACTGCATTTGTGGTACCTGCAATTGGAATATGTGTCTTTGCTCTATGGGGTTTTTTGCCTCTAATGAAGGACATTAGAAATCGTTTTGAT CATGGAGGCAACTGGAAAAAGAGCCCCACTTACCTAATTTCAAGTTCCTACCTTCAACCTTTACTCCTTTGGACAGGAGCAACACTTATCTGCAG GGGTTTGGATCCAGTTATGTTGCCTTCAGCAGCAAGCCAAGCTGTTAAAACACGCCTATTGACTTTTGTGAGATCATTGTCTACTGTCCTGGTTACTGCATATATTCTGACAAG CTTGATCCAGCAGGTACAGAAGTTCCTTGTGGACATACGTAGCCCCAATGATACAAGAACT ATGGGGTTGGATTTTaccatgagagctgtttaTACTGGTATTTGGATTGCTGCTGTTTCTCTCTTTATGGAGTTGCTGGGTTTCAATACCCAGAAGTGGATAACTGCTGGAGGTTTTGGGACAGTATTGCTGACGCTTGCTGGTCGTGAG ATTTTTACTAACTTCCTCTCAAGTGTCATGCTCAATGCTACACGCCCATTTGTAGTGAATGAATGGATCAATGCAAAGATAGATGGTGTTGAGGTATCTGGTATAGTTGAG CATGTTGGCCTCTGGTCACCAACAATCATTAGAGGTGATGACAGAGAAGCTATATACATTCCTAATCATAAGTTCACAATGTCTATATTGAGGAATAACACTCGTAGGAGCCACTGGCGTATTAAGACCTATCTTGCTATAAGCCACATGGATGCAGGAAAAATTGGT ACAATTGTTGCCGACATGAGGAAAGTGCTGGCTAAGAATCATCAAATAGAACAACAGAAGTTACACAGGAGagtattttttgaaaaaattgatCCAAAAACTCAAGCTCTTATG ATTTACATATCTTGCTTTGTGAAGACATCCCATTTTGAAGAGTATCTTAATGTCCAG GAAACTGTTATGTTGGATCTTCTTACAATAGTTGGCCATCACAGGGCAAGGCTGGCTACACAAATTCGAACCGTTCAGAAATCATATGGCAATGCAGACATTGATAACATTCCTTTTGGAGAGGATATTTATAGTCGCGTACGTGGCCGGCCCCTCCTGATCGATACTTCTGCAAGGATCAGTAGTGATGACAAGTCTAAACCTCGACCAGTATCACGAGAGGATCAGAAAGTCAAAACAAGTGTATCAGTAGAGACCAAGTCAGCTTCACCTGATGGTGCTAGTGTGAGCAATTCTGACAAGCAAGAACAGAAAAAATTGGTACCAGAAGATGGTCATACAAAGAATAGCAAGAATGATCAGGTAAAATCAACAATACCATCTCCATCAACACCGTGGGCAGAAAATATGGATCCTGTCACGTCAACTTCGAAGGCTGATAGAGGGAAGGCTCAAGGATCAGAGTCTCAAGGAGATAGTTCAGTTTCTGTGGCTAATCAAAAGAAGGAATCTCGACCTGTCTTCGAAGATAATATTGTTCTTGGTGTAGCTCTTGAGGGCTCCAAGAGGACACTACCCATTGATGAAGGAATGAACCCTCATCTATCATTATCTGAACCTGAGCAAGACACAGTTGAGGCTGCTTCATCCCCTAAGAAAGGTCAAAGCCACACACTTTCAGGTCAAGAGAAGGCTGACCAGAGGAATCTTGACAGGTGA